The following are encoded together in the Vibrio zhugei genome:
- a CDS encoding PepSY-associated TM helix domain-containing protein codes for MTHSKHTPPKTLAAFIKRLHFYIGLFVGPFIFISALTGTLYVMTPQLEHWVYHDQLTAHAQGQPQPLSKQIEAAQASLDSPLIIKSVRPAPQAGDTTRVLFRDPTLTRYRAKTVFVDPVTLEVKGDLASYGTSGILPLRITLDFLHKDLLLGDVGRYYSELAASWMWIAALGGLFLWWRQRRSLSRQVKAGSLAHYRSRHSKVALWISAGLIFFSATGLTWSKWAGGNIAQWRQDIGWVTPSPSRQLNDGPGHSVSITNQEFDQVLESARQAGIHAGKIEIVPSYTSDRAWFVREIHRAWPTQVDSVAVNPNNMQVISHAEFEHFPLIAKLIRWGIDAHMGVLFGLPNQLILVAFGLALCTVIIWGYRMWWKRRPTSGDSLIPLTQAWLSLTPLMRLCVIILAVLLGIALPVMGVSLLLFCFIDILRWKYSTHRSSQSAS; via the coding sequence ATGACGCATTCAAAGCACACCCCGCCCAAGACACTGGCGGCATTCATTAAACGTTTACACTTTTACATTGGCTTATTTGTTGGCCCATTCATTTTTATCTCGGCACTAACGGGGACCTTATATGTCATGACCCCACAGCTAGAGCATTGGGTGTATCACGATCAACTCACCGCTCACGCTCAAGGCCAGCCCCAGCCATTAAGTAAACAAATCGAAGCCGCGCAAGCGAGCCTCGATTCACCACTGATTATCAAATCCGTTCGACCTGCACCACAAGCTGGCGACACGACTCGTGTACTTTTTCGCGATCCCACTTTAACTCGCTATCGTGCCAAAACCGTCTTTGTTGATCCTGTCACTCTCGAAGTGAAAGGCGATCTCGCCAGCTATGGGACAAGTGGTATTTTGCCACTGCGTATTACGCTCGACTTCTTGCATAAAGATCTCTTGCTCGGCGATGTTGGTCGCTATTACAGTGAGCTGGCCGCATCGTGGATGTGGATAGCGGCGCTAGGAGGCCTATTTCTTTGGTGGCGCCAACGCCGCAGTCTTTCTCGCCAAGTAAAAGCGGGGTCATTGGCACATTACCGTTCAAGACACAGTAAAGTGGCTCTTTGGATCTCGGCTGGCCTGATTTTCTTCTCAGCCACCGGCCTCACTTGGTCAAAATGGGCAGGAGGCAACATTGCTCAATGGCGTCAAGATATCGGTTGGGTTACCCCATCTCCGTCACGCCAGTTAAATGATGGTCCGGGACACTCGGTATCCATCACCAACCAAGAGTTTGATCAGGTACTTGAAAGTGCTCGGCAGGCGGGTATTCATGCGGGGAAAATAGAGATTGTTCCCTCTTATACCAGCGATCGTGCTTGGTTTGTTCGAGAAATTCACCGTGCTTGGCCGACTCAGGTAGACTCGGTTGCCGTCAACCCTAACAATATGCAAGTGATCTCGCATGCTGAGTTCGAACATTTTCCCTTGATTGCAAAATTAATCCGTTGGGGTATTGATGCCCATATGGGGGTATTATTCGGCTTACCCAATCAGCTGATATTGGTAGCCTTTGGTTTAGCGTTATGTACCGTGATCATTTGGGGCTACCGGATGTGGTGGAAACGTCGGCCAACCTCCGGGGACTCTCTGATTCCATTGACACAAGCTTGGTTAAGCCTAACTCCACTAATGCGACTTTGCGTCATCATTCTCGCGGTACTACTGGGAATCGCATTGCCCGTCATGGGGGTAAGCCTACTT
- a CDS encoding DUF2946 domain-containing protein, with amino-acid sequence MLLQRFRSTKYQHLVSKLALFAILLIYVAPLISMSIVMIGHHPLMEHSTAQSTSMMTVSSGTPSHHSGWCQYCDLLASLHGATDFALAIIPSMSGLVYMDTPKLLSQSLAKHSTQHRPRAPPYAFSLRLI; translated from the coding sequence TTGTTGCTACAACGTTTTAGATCTACAAAATATCAACATCTTGTCAGTAAGTTAGCCTTATTTGCTATCTTGCTTATTTATGTTGCTCCTTTGATTTCTATGTCGATCGTGATGATTGGTCATCATCCACTGATGGAGCACTCAACCGCCCAATCCACTTCCATGATGACCGTGTCCTCTGGAACGCCATCTCATCACAGTGGCTGGTGTCAGTATTGTGATCTCCTTGCGAGTTTGCATGGCGCGACCGATTTTGCCCTAGCAATCATTCCATCGATGAGTGGTTTGGTGTACATGGATACGCCAAAACTCTTGAGCCAATCATTAGCGAAGCACTCGACACAACATCGCCCACGAGCACCACCATACGCTTTCTCACTTCGTCTGATATAA
- a CDS encoding DUF1176 domain-containing protein, which produces MLKPLLIFSVPFFMVGCSTSLSESTNSTPLKRQDWILVCNNENTCNAAGYTKPGSEHPSAVKLTRRAGGEAMFEGKMYFQSTQSGNVPHPNYRLEVNGQALGRIAPSGYLTRPQVQALIDGMQSNSPSIVVSKGKESWPISTQGARDVFRHMDEVQERTGTPSAVIDKGSMSNSLVPNAPFVPVVYPVNVVDSHTHQVDKGQADYQHFGPVMNKMMQEQCPMALAQQDDKPKALPHFRVAKLTDKRTLLMATCFSGAYNRSSLALVVKNDKPFFEPQIVSNKVNQYRQGVLTYTNKGRGLGDCMTHGKWVFDGFKFAKVSKSTTGLCREIGGGIDEMTEYHAVVAGQ; this is translated from the coding sequence ATGTTAAAGCCATTACTCATATTTAGTGTGCCGTTTTTCATGGTGGGTTGCAGTACGTCGTTATCCGAGTCGACCAACAGCACGCCATTGAAACGTCAAGACTGGATATTAGTGTGTAACAATGAGAATACTTGTAATGCAGCAGGATATACCAAGCCCGGAAGTGAACACCCCTCCGCCGTCAAGTTGACGCGTCGTGCGGGCGGAGAGGCGATGTTTGAAGGGAAAATGTACTTTCAGTCAACACAGTCTGGCAACGTCCCTCATCCGAATTATCGTCTTGAAGTTAACGGGCAAGCGCTAGGGCGGATTGCTCCCAGCGGCTATTTAACGCGTCCTCAAGTACAAGCCCTGATTGACGGCATGCAAAGTAACTCACCGAGCATTGTTGTATCGAAGGGAAAAGAATCTTGGCCGATATCAACTCAAGGTGCGCGTGATGTCTTTCGTCATATGGATGAAGTTCAAGAACGTACTGGTACGCCAAGTGCCGTGATTGATAAGGGGAGTATGTCGAACTCTTTGGTGCCGAACGCACCGTTTGTTCCGGTTGTGTATCCCGTCAACGTTGTCGATAGTCACACTCATCAGGTCGATAAAGGTCAAGCCGATTATCAGCACTTTGGTCCTGTGATGAATAAAATGATGCAAGAACAGTGTCCAATGGCGCTTGCTCAGCAAGACGATAAACCCAAGGCGTTACCGCATTTTCGTGTGGCTAAGTTGACTGACAAACGAACTCTACTGATGGCGACCTGCTTTTCCGGCGCCTATAATCGTAGTTCCCTTGCGTTGGTGGTAAAAAATGACAAGCCGTTCTTCGAACCACAAATTGTCAGCAACAAAGTCAATCAATACCGCCAAGGTGTGCTGACCTATACCAATAAAGGACGCGGGCTTGGAGATTGCATGACTCATGGTAAGTGGGTATTTGATGGTTTCAAATTTGCGAAAGTCTCTAAAAGTACGACCGGATTGTGCCGAGAAATTGGCGGTGGCATCGATGAAATGACCGAATATCACGCTGTGGTGGCGGGGCAGTAA
- a CDS encoding MliC family protein, whose translation MIWKKSSLVTGLALGSLGLTGCVDVDSQSAPLDSDELIPHAVTYRCGSLQDIYVQYTDSDVITLSTQHETSILKGAESASGARYVGEHVEFWTKGETALLTMDGTLYHCVAPR comes from the coding sequence ATGATATGGAAAAAATCGAGCCTGGTGACTGGTTTGGCACTAGGAAGTCTTGGTTTGACCGGCTGTGTTGATGTCGATTCTCAATCAGCGCCGTTAGACTCCGATGAGCTTATTCCTCATGCGGTGACTTATCGTTGTGGCTCATTACAAGATATCTATGTGCAATATACCGACTCTGATGTCATTACATTATCGACTCAGCATGAGACCAGTATATTAAAAGGGGCTGAGTCAGCCTCGGGGGCACGTTATGTTGGGGAACACGTTGAATTTTGGACAAAAGGTGAGACTGCATTATTGACAATGGATGGGACGTTGTATCACTGCGTAGCCCCGCGTTAG
- a CDS encoding purine-nucleoside phosphorylase, whose translation MKIRSLLWALSLLVSAASSHAHTIDLHQIITPKVMIVTSSSGDTKPWLEHIKFTQSIALSGLNPQHPDLYCTDDAVCLVTTGMGYANAATTMMALSFSARLDLSNTYFMIAGTGGIDPKYGTLGSAHWARYVVDGGLLHRIDAKQTPEKWQQTLFALGTHAPNKKPKIYAGTEVYHLNDALVNKAYKISQSVTLFDTEQAQKARASFPDYSIAAKKPSVSICDTLSSDTFWAGSRIAKAMHQHAALLTNGKAKICTTQMEDNASLTALKRAAEAGRLDFNRVLILRTGANFDQETPKKSALETLTQDKSGALPATKNAYRVANAVIYHITHHWSQWQHGIK comes from the coding sequence ATGAAGATCCGCTCTTTACTCTGGGCACTAAGCCTTCTCGTTAGCGCCGCTTCGTCTCACGCACATACGATCGATTTACACCAAATTATTACGCCCAAAGTCATGATCGTCACCAGTTCGTCTGGCGACACTAAGCCTTGGCTAGAACATATCAAGTTTACCCAATCCATTGCTTTATCCGGCCTGAATCCACAACATCCGGATCTGTATTGCACGGATGATGCGGTGTGTCTCGTCACCACGGGGATGGGCTATGCCAACGCGGCGACGACAATGATGGCCCTGTCATTTAGCGCTCGACTCGATCTATCCAACACCTATTTTATGATTGCTGGGACAGGTGGCATTGATCCAAAGTATGGCACGCTAGGCTCCGCACATTGGGCGCGCTATGTCGTTGATGGTGGCTTGCTTCATCGTATTGATGCTAAGCAGACGCCCGAAAAATGGCAGCAAACACTCTTCGCGTTAGGCACTCACGCGCCAAATAAAAAGCCCAAGATATACGCAGGAACAGAGGTGTATCATCTCAATGACGCACTCGTAAACAAAGCTTATAAAATCAGTCAATCGGTGACATTATTCGATACCGAGCAAGCGCAAAAAGCTCGCGCGTCATTTCCTGACTACTCCATTGCCGCCAAAAAACCGAGCGTTTCCATTTGTGATACTTTGTCCAGTGACACGTTCTGGGCTGGGTCTCGTATTGCAAAAGCCATGCATCAACATGCTGCGCTGCTAACCAACGGCAAAGCGAAAATCTGCACCACACAAATGGAAGATAATGCCAGTTTAACGGCTCTCAAACGTGCCGCGGAGGCTGGGCGACTCGACTTTAATCGAGTCTTAATTTTACGCACTGGCGCGAATTTCGACCAAGAAACCCCAAAAAAGAGCGCGTTAGAGACCTTAACGCAAGATAAATCGGGGGCTCTGCCCGCGACAAAAAATGCCTATCGTGTTGCAAATGCTGTGATTTATCATATCACTCATCATTGGTCACAATGGCAACACGGCATCAAATAA
- a CDS encoding RecQ family ATP-dependent DNA helicase, producing MANAIEDTLRDYFGFDQLRRGQSDVISRVIAGQSAAAIFPTGSGKSLCYQLPALHLPHLTLVISPLLALMNDQLEFLRSKGIAAASIDSTQDRASTQQIMQQARSGTLRILMISVERLKNERFRQFIAQVPISLLVVDEAHCISEWGHNFRPDYLKLPQYREELNIPQVLLLTATATQQVVEDMSQKFAIPREAITITGFYRDNLDLTVQPCSDADKPQHLSDLIQREPNASTIVYVTLQKTAENVARQLQQIGINAAAYHAGLPHEQRDAIQAAFMQGKTPCIVATIAFGMGIDKADIRRVIHYDLPKSIENYSQEIGRAGRDGQRSHCITLANTEHVNVLENFVYGDTPDKSSIAIVIEHIYQSQDGHWEVMMNRLSRDSHIRLLPLKTLLVYLELEHVIEAQYSYFASYRFKLIESIDHIVARFEGERRHFVDAIFQCATPAKVWFSLDFDRLWQQFQADRRRVVTALDYFHEQGWIELESKQMTDVYRVLDTQLPVNVLVERLHHLFLTKEHSEITRIQVMLDFFASERCLSHTLASYFSDHHAPKQCGHCSVCAGNIAQLPKAQRPPLPEENLGTWIAPFANACHELGVTLTQGAISRFLCGLTNPLITKLKANKMRGFAQLEHYPFADVKDAVARQMPHIH from the coding sequence ATGGCCAACGCAATAGAAGACACCCTTCGTGATTACTTTGGTTTTGACCAGTTACGTCGCGGTCAATCCGACGTTATTTCACGTGTCATCGCGGGTCAATCTGCGGCGGCTATTTTTCCGACCGGCTCGGGAAAGTCGCTATGCTATCAATTGCCCGCATTGCACCTTCCTCATCTTACGCTGGTGATATCCCCGTTGTTGGCGCTAATGAATGATCAATTAGAATTTCTGCGCAGTAAAGGCATCGCCGCAGCGAGTATTGACTCAACTCAAGACCGTGCCAGTACCCAACAAATCATGCAACAAGCTCGATCTGGAACGCTGCGCATTTTAATGATCTCCGTTGAACGCCTAAAAAACGAACGTTTTCGTCAATTCATCGCGCAGGTCCCCATTTCTCTGTTAGTGGTGGATGAGGCGCATTGTATTTCAGAGTGGGGACATAATTTTCGTCCCGATTACTTAAAACTGCCTCAATATCGTGAAGAGCTGAACATACCTCAAGTCTTGTTGCTGACAGCCACCGCAACCCAGCAAGTCGTCGAAGACATGAGTCAGAAATTCGCGATCCCACGCGAAGCGATTACCATCACCGGATTTTATCGTGATAATTTGGACTTAACTGTGCAACCCTGCTCGGATGCGGATAAACCTCAACATTTGAGCGACCTTATCCAAAGGGAGCCAAACGCCTCCACTATCGTGTACGTTACCCTTCAGAAAACAGCGGAAAATGTGGCACGTCAGTTGCAGCAAATCGGCATCAATGCAGCGGCCTATCACGCTGGGCTGCCTCATGAGCAGCGCGATGCCATTCAAGCCGCATTTATGCAAGGAAAAACCCCTTGTATCGTCGCTACTATTGCCTTTGGCATGGGGATCGATAAAGCCGATATTCGTCGGGTGATTCACTACGACTTACCCAAATCCATCGAAAACTATTCCCAAGAAATCGGTCGTGCAGGCCGGGATGGTCAACGTTCCCATTGCATAACCTTAGCCAATACCGAACACGTCAATGTTCTTGAAAACTTTGTCTATGGTGATACACCAGACAAATCGTCGATTGCCATTGTCATTGAACATATTTATCAAAGCCAAGACGGTCATTGGGAAGTGATGATGAATCGCCTATCGCGTGACAGTCACATTCGTCTATTACCACTCAAAACATTATTGGTCTATTTAGAACTTGAGCACGTTATTGAAGCTCAGTATAGCTATTTTGCGAGCTATCGATTTAAGTTGATTGAATCGATTGACCACATCGTCGCTCGTTTTGAAGGGGAACGCCGTCACTTTGTCGACGCCATTTTTCAATGCGCGACTCCAGCAAAAGTTTGGTTTTCTCTCGATTTTGACCGCTTGTGGCAGCAATTTCAGGCGGATCGCCGTCGAGTGGTGACGGCGCTGGATTATTTTCATGAGCAAGGCTGGATCGAACTAGAAAGTAAACAAATGACGGATGTCTATCGTGTATTGGATACACAGTTGCCGGTGAATGTATTGGTTGAACGACTGCACCATTTATTTCTCACTAAAGAACATAGTGAAATCACACGCATTCAAGTGATGCTGGACTTTTTTGCCAGTGAACGCTGTCTGAGCCATACATTGGCCAGCTATTTTTCTGATCACCATGCCCCCAAACAATGTGGGCACTGCTCCGTGTGCGCTGGGAACATTGCACAGCTGCCCAAAGCTCAACGACCGCCGCTTCCAGAGGAGAATCTCGGTACTTGGATCGCACCTTTTGCCAACGCGTGTCACGAGCTCGGGGTCACACTCACTCAGGGAGCGATCAGCCGCTTTCTGTGTGGCTTAACCAATCCTTTGATAACCAAACTGAAAGCGAATAAAATGCGTGGATTCGCGCAGCTCGAACACTACCCGTTCGCCGACGTCAAGGATGCGGTTGCGCGCCAGATGCCACACATTCACTGA